A window of the Bufo gargarizans isolate SCDJY-AF-19 chromosome 1, ASM1485885v1, whole genome shotgun sequence genome harbors these coding sequences:
- the LINGO3 gene encoding leucine-rich repeat and immunoglobulin-like domain-containing nogo receptor-interacting protein 3 — translation MMPRKMASCWPSILVFHLLLLYSERKTLGCPARCDCAPQIRSVICHRKRLTSIPEGIPSETKLLDLSKNRIRCLNPGELSSYPQLEEVDLSENIISVIEPGAFANLFYLQTLKLRGNQLKLIPTGVFSKLSNLTLLDISENKIVILLDFMFQDLRSLKSLEVGDNELLYISQKAFSGLTGLEQLTIEKCNLTSISPDSLSYLQGLDVLKLRHLGISSLEEQNFQKLYNLKELDIDCWPFLEEVCPTAFQGLNLTSLSITYTNITSVPAAALRSLTYLEYLNLSYNPIRVIQRGSFKDLIRLRELLMVGASLTVVESQSFYGLRQIRLLNVSNNQLSTLEESTFQSVNTLETLRVDANPLACDCRLLWILQRRKTLNFDGHQPVCASPAEIQGNALCDFPDSILFEYFTCQKPKIRDRKLQHITAHEGQPVSFHCRADGEPVPLIVWVSPQRRMITSRSVGRSTVLPEGTLEIRYAQVQDSGTYICIATNAGGNDTYFATLTVKGDNSPYANRTLYLAEYNDTYHNDTHVFLKFTLDLKTILVSTAMGCITFLGVVLFCFLLLFVWSRGRGQHKNNFSVEYSFRKVDGPASAAGQGGARKFNMKMI, via the coding sequence ATGATGCCTAGAAAAATGGCATCATGTTGGCCCTCCATCTTAGTTTTCCACCTACTGCTACTCTACTCAGAAAGAAAGACTTTAGGATGCCCTGCCCGTTGTGATTGTGCGCCTCAGATCCGGTCAGTCATCTGTCACCGCAAACGACTCACTTCAATCCCGGAAGGGATTCCATCTGAAACAAAACTCTTAGACCTAAGCAAGAACCGCATACGCTGCCTGAATCCTGGTGAACTGTCCTCATACCCACAACTTGAAGAGGTAGATCTAAGTGAAAATATTATCTCAGTAATAGAGCCAGGAGCTTTTGCCAATCTCTTTTATCTTCAAACCCTTAAATTGAGAGGCAACCAACTGAAGCTTATTCCAACTGGAGTGTTTAGCAAACTTAGCAATCTAACATTACTTGATATCAGtgaaaataaaattgtcattctCCTAGACTTTATGTTTCAAGACCTTCGCAGTTTGAAAAGCCTTGAAGTTGGGGACAATGAATTGTTGTATATTTCACAGAAAGCCTTTTCCGGGTTGACTGGCCTAGAGCAACTGACTATTGAAAAATGCAATCTAACCTCTATTTCTCCTGACTCACTTTCGTACTTGCAAGGCCTTGATGTTCTGAAACTGCGTCACTTGGGCATCAGTTCATTAGAGGAACAGAATTTTCAGAAGCTTTATAACCTCAAAGAACTAGATATTGATTGCTGGCCTTTTTTAGAAGAAGTCTGCCCAACTGCTTTCCAGGGACTAAATCTTACTTCCCTTTCGATCACCTATACGAATATCACCTCAGTGCCAGCAGCTGCTCTAAGGAGCCTTACATATCTAGAATATCTAAATCTTTCCTACAATCCTATTCGAGTCATCCAGCGAGGCTCCTTCAAAGACCTTATCAGACTAAGGGAGCTGCTCATGGTTGGGGCATCTCTCACTGTTGTGGAATCCCAATCATTTTATGGCTTGAGACAGATTCGTCTGCTGAATGTCTCCAACAATCAGCTTTCAACTCTGGAAGAGAGTACTTTCCAGTCAGTGAATACCCTAGAGACACTGCGAGTAGATGCCAACCCCCTTGCCTGTGACTGCCGTTTACTATGGATTTTGCAAAGAAGGAAAACGCTCAATTTTGATGGCCACCAGCCTGTTTGTGCTTCCCCTGCTGAAATCCAAGGCAATGCATTATGCGACTTCCCAGATTCAATACTTTTTGAATACTTTACATGCCAAAAGCCCAAAATAAGGGACAGGAAGCTCCAGCATATCACAGCTCATGAAGGACAACCTGTATCATTTCACTGTCGGGCTGATGGGGAGCCTGTTCCTCTCATTGTCTGGGTCTCGCCGCAGAGAAGGATGATTACTAGTAGAAGTGTAGGAAGATCCACAGTGCTACCAGAGGGTACCCTTGAGATAAGATATGCTCAGGTTCAAGACAGTGGTACATATATATGTATTGCGACCAATGCAGGAGGAAATGACACCTACTTTGCTACACTGACTGTAAAAGGTGATAACTCACCATACGCTAACCGAACACTATATCTTGCAGAGTACAATGACACCTACCACAATGACACAcatgtttttttaaagtttacTTTGGACCTGAAAACAATCTTAGTATCAACAGCTATGGGCTGCATTACTTTTCTGGgagtggttctattctgctttcTCCTGCTGTTTGTATGGAGCAGAGGAAGAGGACAGCACAAAAATAACTTCTCAGTTGAGTACTCTTTCCGTAAAGTTGATGGACCTGCCTCTGCTGCAGGACAAGGTGGAGCTAGAAAGTTTAATATGAAAATGATATGA